The Musa acuminata AAA Group cultivar baxijiao chromosome BXJ1-3, Cavendish_Baxijiao_AAA, whole genome shotgun sequence genome window below encodes:
- the LOC135626245 gene encoding soluble inorganic pyrophosphatase 4-like, producing the protein MAPSLEIPIIYSDLQLSWPPLNERILSSMCRRSVAAHPWHDLDIGPEAPMIFNCVVEIGRGSKVKYELDKRTGLIKEPVIPGCFIRAKAIGLMPMIDQVWLG; encoded by the exons ATGGCTCCGTCTCTGGAGATACCAATCATCTATTCGGACTTGCAACTTTCATGGCCACCTCTCAATGAAAGGATTCTTTCATCCATGTGCAGAAGGTCTGTTGCAGCACATCCTTGGCATGATCTTGACATAG GTCCTGAAGCTCCTATGATATTTAACTGT GTGGTAGAAATAGGAAGGGGAAGCAAAGTGAAATATGAACTTGACAAGAGAACTGGGCTGATAAAG GAACCAGTAATTCCAGGATGTTTTATTCGAGCTAAAGCCATAGGTCTGATGCCTATGATTGATCAGGTCTGGCTTGGTTAG